The DNA window tgtatcttgtgcctacgtattccctcgtgcaatgggaaagtcagagcgaccgtagttcgggcAAAAAAACTACGAGTTCGTTGGTTAATTTTATGAAGGATGCTTagtgtttggttcaaaggatcaaaggtattcaagaggtgtgcaccccttgtcacttaatcacttcgatttaattaagaaagattttttttttaagtttgattcaaaggatcaaaggtattcaagaggtgtgcaccccttgtcacttaatcacttcgatttatttaagaaaggatttttaagtttgattcaaaggatcaaaggtattcaagaggtgtgcaccccttgtcacttaatcactttgatttaattaggaaatatttttattcaaaggatcaaaggtattcaagaggtgtgcaccccttgtcacttaatcactttgatttaattaagaaagatgtttattcaaaggatcaaaggtattcaagaggtgtgcaccccttgtcacttaatcactttgacttaattaatgtattttaattcaaaagatcaaggtattcaagaggtgtgcaccccttgtcacttaatctcttggtttgattaaagtgttttgattcaaaagatcaaggtattcaagaggtgttcaccccttgtcactcgatctttcggtatggtttaaagaatagaattttgtaaagaagaaaactcgacgttggatcgagaagttaTTTGAAACGACTTGGTATTGGACCAAGATTTATTATTTGgatgaaatttgtttttgatcTTTTTAATGGAGAAactattttaacaaataaaaagtatttgaaaagtatttttgaatgttttattcatttgttataaaattaactaacaacaaaaaaatgaaattagaaacaaattaaagaaataaaatgaaaatacccATTGGGCCAGCGGATAGCAAAGATGGGAGGTACATAAATAACAGATCCTTTGAGCCCAACATGTTTAAGaactgaataataaaataaataaataaaggttgCTGTTTGGGCCGGACCGGGTTGACCTAAGATCCGAATCCCTTCTACCAAAATTTTGAAACGGGTTAGAAAACCCTAGGGACCAAACATCTGCCCCTTTCACGAAATCAGAAAACATcctcttcctctcatctctctcgATTTGAAACAAACGCAACAACAACGAAAGAACTCTCCGCCTCTCTCATTATCGTACTCTCCGTCTCTTGCTCATCTGAAGAAAAACAGAGTAAAACTCTCTTCTCTCGATCTCGTCTCTGTCGTGATCTCTCTCGATCGCGGTGTCACTCTCAATCGCAAACGGATCAATCGAGCACACAAACCCCAATTCCCAGTAAGAACCCTAAAGCCCCATTTCACTATGATCTGAGATTTACATGGTTACAATATGTAAACAAGGAACAACAAGATAATAATTAAATGCAGAGAATTGATAAGAAGAAAAAAGCTACAACCGGGAAGGGCTTTGACGAATCCTGTGAAATGGCTCAGAGTTCCTTCAGGTACGATCCCCTTATGCTCTTTCTCAATCTTCGTCTCTTCTCTTCCACGCTGCTTCTGGATTCACAAATTTGTTCTTCTGTGTTGTTTTATGTGTGAATGGAAGAATGAAGGTTCGTTCGATTATTGTTACATTGGATTTGCGGTTTTGAATGTGAGTGAGTTTGTGTATGTTGCTACAGTCTGAGTTTGAGGCTGAGTTTGTAAGAGTTGGTTGGTTTATGGAGTGGTCGAGTATGCAATTGAAGGAAGTTGAAGCTGAAGGTTTTTTAGGAGTGTTGTTGCAGGGATTTGGCTTAGGTTCTGCAGAGGTTTAGGGAGTCTTTTTTTTTCGTCCCCCCTTCATCTGTTGTTGCCCTTCTTTTATAGAGGGATTAGAATCGGTTTTGGGGGGAAGGAGTATTTGAACACATATGGTGTACTGATCCTTTTGCTTTATGATTGCAGGTTTGTGTGGTCTATCTTGGTGTAATGTTTGGACTGTTGTGAGAAGCAGGGCACTAGCAAGGTTGGTGTTGCAGAGCAGCAGCAAGGTGCAGGTTTTGGCAGCATGGGGCAGCGATTTTGGACTGTTTCTACTGCATTTTTGGACCTTTGGGGCAGCAAACTTCTGGCCCTTAGAGCTTAGGTTTAGGGACTGAATTCATGCCATTTATTTGTAACCTTTCAATGATTATTTCAAATGATTAAGAACTTTAGCAAAAGTCTAattcttgtaattttcaaatgaaTTTGGAATCTATCTCTTGTAATAAGGTAATTTGAAGTTGAATGAAAAAGTGTTATTGGCATTGTGAATGAATTCGCCCCTTTGGAATAGTTTTTGGAAGTTTTGAATTTTCTTCGTTTGCATTTCTTGATTCGGCTTCGGGTTAATTCACATGAATTTGATATTGAAAAGAACATTAGAATGATGAATAAAGTTGAACTCTtgccatttttttttaattggaatTAGAAATCTCGACGAAAACCATGAGCTCCAATAACTTGTCTTCCAAGAAATTCATGTAAATGAAACTTCCCATTTGAACTTGAATCTCATCCTTTAAATCTTCGATTCAAATCCAATTCAATTTGCAAACAAACAAGTTAAATAGGCAACAAAACCTTGTCAAAAGAATCGTAACCACATCTTTTCTTGTGCAATTCATAATCAATGAATCTTAATCTTCTGACTTTAGGTGCTTAATGATGAAGAAACGACTTTGATTCCATGagatttcaaaacaaatttcaacCTATTGACAAGTATCATCACAAGATGAAAACCTCGATTCAATGATCCTCAGTTGTCTTGGTGTAACCCTAAACACTCTAATTCAAAAATCTTGCACCCTGATGCTGAGAAGAAAAGAATAGCCTTGTAGCTTGATGAGGAAGAAATCTATAATAACcataattcaaaaccctaattcatgtGGACCATTGCTCAAGAGAAGAACTAGATGAATCTGTCTTATTTGGTGAGATAGTCTCAAAACCAGCGTGAAACCCTAAATTGCACAAATGTCGTTCATTTGAAATCATGCTTTGGTGAATagatgaatgatatgcaaatgatctAGTGGAACGAAATgtatgggtcaaaaattggggtatgacagtgagctttgatgaagatgaagtttctgagctttgaatttgatcagcgtttcagcaagttaattgttagcaaatcgtcaaccttgcttctcatcagaacttcatacttataggcgtttgagaagatgaccgttgggagcatttaatgctttgcgtgttccgtacagcattgcatttaatgtttcacgcttttgtcaactacctcgagccttgttcacgctgtgtctactgacgttgcctttaatagcttccaacgttccttttgtcagtcagcgtagcctgccacttgtactttcttctgatctgatgtttgtgaatataatatttgaatatcatcagagtcaaacagcttggtgcaaagcatcttcttgtcttctgaccttgaagtgcttctgagcgtgataccatgagaacttcagtgcttctgcttctgatctcaagttcttctgatgcttccatagacccatgttctgattctcccttaaccatcttctgatgtcttgccagaccatgttctgatgttgcatgctgaaccttctgagacaaagcttctgagcgctgatttgtgcatactctttatatatttcctgaaagggaaattgcaatgtattagagtaccacattatctagcacaaaattcatatccttgttatcatcaaaactaagaatattgatcagaacaaatcttgttctaacaacttcatgaattagcacacaaaaatcttcaaaaataccaaattttgcaagtttatcgaacttcgtgacttttatgtagcacacgaaaatcttcaaaaacattaaattttttaagttaaatgaacttcatgaattttatgtagtaaaggaaataaaaatcttcaaaaagaccgaAATTTACAAGTTTGacgagctttgtgacttttatttagtagggttaatagtagtttgcCCCCTGTCatatgagcgtgttttggtttacccTCCACTGTtgtcaaaggcaggttttggcaacggttttgttgaaaaaaccgttgccaaaaggtagggagggggaaaagcaaaattcgctatcattacagggggtgaattactattaaccctatttAGTATAACACAATATAaaagtttgcaaatttaacgaacttcgtgaactttatgtagtatagcacaaaacaaatcttcaaaaagaccaaaatttttgcaagtttaacgagcttcgtgacttttatgtagtataacacacaaaaatcttcaaaaacgaccaaa is part of the Vicia villosa cultivar HV-30 ecotype Madison, WI linkage group LG2, Vvil1.0, whole genome shotgun sequence genome and encodes:
- the LOC131648542 gene encoding uncharacterized protein LOC131648542, encoding MRQGPNICPFHEIRKHPLPLISLDLKQTQQQRKNSPPLSLSYSPSLAHLKKNRVKLSSLDLVSVVISLDRGVTLNRKRINRAHKPQFPRIDKKKKATTGKGFDESCEMAQSSFRFVWSILV